The Flammeovirgaceae bacterium genome contains a region encoding:
- a CDS encoding SPFH domain-containing protein: protein MTREKDYAPASGYVMLTIMLVLLIAGIWGIIAMRNPVFVWPIAIALLLMPGFFFLNPNASMVLVLFGDYKGTVKKNGFYWVNPLFSKKSISLRARNFDSEKIKVNDKVGNPIQIGVILVWQVRDTFKAAFEVDNYENFVRIQSDAAVRKLAGMYPYDNFDDDSEVTLRSGHDEVNHTLEENLRNRLEIAGIHVIEARIGYLAYAAEIASAMLRRQQAAAVVSARYKIVEGAVSMVQMALDHLSKQQVIELDEERKAAMVSNLMVVLCADKDVSPVVNTGTLHN from the coding sequence ATGACACGCGAAAAAGACTACGCGCCTGCTTCAGGCTATGTTATGCTAACCATTATGCTGGTGCTGCTAATCGCAGGAATCTGGGGCATTATTGCCATGCGAAATCCGGTATTTGTATGGCCCATAGCCATTGCCCTGTTGCTTATGCCGGGGTTCTTCTTTCTTAACCCAAATGCCTCAATGGTCTTGGTTCTGTTTGGCGATTACAAAGGCACCGTGAAAAAAAACGGATTCTATTGGGTTAATCCCCTGTTTAGCAAAAAATCCATTTCACTTCGGGCACGCAATTTCGACAGTGAAAAAATTAAAGTAAACGACAAAGTAGGCAACCCCATCCAGATTGGCGTAATTCTGGTTTGGCAGGTACGCGATACATTTAAGGCTGCTTTTGAAGTGGATAATTATGAAAACTTTGTGCGTATTCAGAGCGATGCGGCTGTACGCAAGCTGGCCGGTATGTATCCGTATGATAATTTTGATGACGACTCGGAAGTTACGCTGCGCTCCGGCCATGATGAAGTGAACCACACTCTGGAAGAAAACCTCCGCAACCGGTTGGAAATAGCCGGCATCCATGTTATTGAGGCGCGCATTGGTTATTTAGCCTATGCAGCAGAAATTGCCAGCGCCATGTTGCGCAGGCAACAGGCTGCAGCGGTGGTTTCTGCCCGTTATAAAATTGTAGAAGGTGCCGTAAGCATGGTGCAGATGGCGCTTGACCACCTGTCGAAACAACAGGTTATTGAGTTGGACGAGGAACGCAAAGCCGCCATGGTTAGTAACCTGATGGTGGTGCTCTGTGCCGATAAAGATGTGAGTCCCGTTGTAAATACCGGAACATTACATAACTGA
- a CDS encoding PD40 domain-containing protein translates to MVMKRLLLFLVVSMPLAIPAVAQSGKALAEAERYFSIKNYEQALPLFLEAIQSGEKDPMVHYKTGVCYQKSSTIQDQSKAIGYYVFALKNKAPVPPVAYYDLGELYLRSEDLQRAIESFNQYKALVKADKAAVARADRAIEICHNAIALMSVPRSVTVHNFSSVVNTTYTEYNPVVSADESTMAFTALRPNTGKTRSGDKFIEEIYIAYNNSGNWSEPVPIPVSSEKNVGTAGISADGQKMMIFMGGVDDPGNIFMINRSGETWSKPTVLAPAINSKYLETTASITPDGKTIYFASDRLGGKGGLDIYKTELLPNGTWGAPVNLGEPINTKDDEDAPFIHPDQKTLFFTSNGHNTMGGRDIFTTKLVNGKWTKPENMGYPVNTTANDNYFTLIANGTRGYFSSDRKGGFGAQDIYYLDMPPHSSNIPLTMIKGKILNGETGKPMPTKIYVIDNETNKRLDFVYDPDPETGSYLIILPPAKNYDIVIESEDFLPYTVNVNVPNQDYFYELYQQINLKAIRQFDVVVGQEVEVKNAFYDANQDVKADLRKSHEVKLAQTGKVDVYDLMFDLIAAGDDEGVDYVLELIRLSNTIDNVDFSDGNKKLEVATRTYYYDESDESKFEQKNVGDKTILSLPTFEVTKEALQQKNQPAKKAAVYDKAVLAKQVKIYFDAGKSSLKTQYNPQLDDVLAILNKYPDLSVEISGFASQEGSEEMNRELSNKRAIEVLNYLNHRGIVRRRIVAKGYGATKTESSKEEGRRVEVRIVDTAAL, encoded by the coding sequence ATGGTTATGAAAAGACTCCTTTTGTTTCTTGTTGTTAGCATGCCGCTGGCAATACCGGCCGTTGCGCAATCCGGCAAAGCATTGGCCGAAGCCGAACGGTATTTCAGTATTAAAAATTATGAACAGGCACTGCCGTTGTTTCTGGAAGCCATCCAGTCGGGTGAGAAGGACCCGATGGTACACTATAAAACCGGGGTGTGTTACCAGAAATCAAGCACTATCCAGGATCAATCCAAGGCTATTGGCTACTATGTTTTTGCGCTTAAGAACAAAGCCCCGGTTCCTCCTGTGGCCTATTACGATTTAGGTGAACTATACCTGCGCAGCGAAGATCTTCAGCGCGCCATTGAATCATTTAACCAGTACAAAGCACTGGTTAAAGCCGATAAGGCTGCCGTTGCCAGAGCCGATCGCGCCATTGAAATTTGCCACAACGCCATCGCCTTGATGTCGGTACCGCGTTCGGTTACTGTGCACAACTTCAGTTCGGTGGTCAACACAACCTATACCGAATACAACCCGGTGGTTTCGGCTGACGAGAGCACCATGGCGTTTACGGCTTTGCGCCCCAATACGGGCAAAACCCGTTCGGGTGATAAGTTTATTGAAGAAATTTACATTGCCTATAACAACTCGGGTAACTGGTCGGAGCCTGTTCCTATTCCGGTTTCGTCTGAAAAGAACGTGGGTACTGCCGGTATCTCGGCCGATGGCCAGAAGATGATGATCTTTATGGGGGGTGTGGATGACCCCGGTAATATTTTTATGATAAACCGCTCCGGTGAAACCTGGTCAAAGCCAACCGTACTTGCTCCAGCCATTAACAGCAAGTACCTCGAAACCACCGCCAGCATTACACCGGATGGGAAAACGATTTATTTCGCCAGCGACAGGTTAGGTGGAAAGGGTGGCCTTGATATCTATAAAACCGAGTTACTGCCTAATGGTACATGGGGTGCTCCGGTTAACCTGGGCGAACCCATCAATACCAAAGACGATGAGGATGCTCCGTTTATTCATCCCGATCAGAAAACGTTGTTCTTTACTTCCAATGGGCATAACACCATGGGCGGCCGCGATATTTTTACAACTAAACTGGTTAACGGCAAATGGACCAAGCCCGAAAACATGGGGTACCCGGTAAACACCACAGCCAACGACAATTATTTTACACTCATTGCCAACGGAACGCGTGGGTATTTTTCATCCGACCGGAAAGGCGGATTTGGCGCGCAGGATATTTACTACCTGGATATGCCTCCCCACTCATCGAACATTCCGTTAACCATGATCAAGGGAAAAATATTAAATGGCGAAACGGGTAAACCAATGCCTACTAAAATTTATGTGATTGATAATGAAACAAACAAGCGCCTCGACTTTGTGTACGATCCCGATCCGGAAACCGGCAGTTATCTGATCATCTTGCCTCCGGCAAAAAATTATGATATCGTAATTGAGTCGGAAGATTTTCTGCCTTACACCGTAAATGTTAACGTGCCTAACCAGGATTATTTCTACGAATTGTATCAGCAGATAAACCTGAAGGCCATCCGGCAGTTTGATGTGGTGGTGGGCCAGGAAGTGGAAGTGAAAAATGCGTTTTATGATGCCAACCAGGATGTGAAGGCCGACTTGCGGAAATCACATGAAGTGAAGCTGGCACAAACCGGCAAGGTGGATGTGTACGATTTGATGTTTGACCTGATTGCTGCCGGTGATGACGAGGGTGTGGATTATGTGCTGGAACTTATCCGCTTAAGCAATACCATTGATAATGTTGATTTTTCTGACGGCAACAAAAAACTGGAAGTAGCCACTCGTACGTATTACTATGATGAGAGCGATGAAAGTAAATTTGAACAGAAAAATGTAGGCGATAAAACCATCCTGTCGTTGCCTACTTTTGAAGTAACGAAGGAGGCGTTGCAGCAGAAAAACCAACCGGCAAAAAAAGCAGCTGTTTATGATAAAGCTGTTCTTGCCAAGCAGGTAAAAATCTATTTTGATGCCGGTAAGAGTAGCCTGAAGACGCAATACAACCCGCAACTTGATGACGTGTTGGCCATATTAAATAAGTACCCGGATTTGAGTGTGGAAATTTCAGGGTTTGCCTCACAGGAAGGGTCAGAAGAAATGAATCGTGAACTCTCGAACAAGCGGGCTATTGAAGTGCTTAACTACCTGAATCACAGAGGTATTGTGCGCAGAAGAATTGTGGCCAAGGGGTATGGCGCAACGAAAACCGAAAGCAGCAAGGAAGAAGGCCGAAGGGTAGAGGTGCGCATTGTAGATACGGCTGCCTTGTAA
- a CDS encoding DoxX family protein, protein MKTKNIIYWLARLLAAVIMLQTLYFKFTGAPESVEIFTTVGMEPWGRYMVGVLELSASVLLLINATAWAGGVLALGLMAGAIGMHLAFLGIEVQDDDGLLFFYAVLVAVCAVVVIWMNRQTGSAFVKRITGRS, encoded by the coding sequence ATGAAAACAAAAAATATTATTTACTGGCTTGCCCGTTTATTAGCTGCTGTCATCATGCTGCAAACGCTGTATTTCAAGTTTACAGGCGCCCCTGAATCGGTAGAAATTTTTACAACCGTTGGCATGGAACCCTGGGGCCGGTATATGGTGGGCGTATTGGAATTAAGTGCTTCGGTACTGCTGTTAATCAATGCTACAGCCTGGGCAGGTGGCGTACTTGCTCTTGGGCTTATGGCAGGAGCCATTGGTATGCATCTTGCATTTTTGGGTATTGAAGTGCAGGATGATGACGGGTTGTTGTTTTTCTATGCGGTACTGGTGGCGGTTTGTGCAGTTGTTGTTATTTGGATGAACCGCCAAACCGGCAGCGCTTTTGTAAAAAGAATTACTGGTCGGTCTTAA
- a CDS encoding bestrophin: MVQYNPKAWLSLIFHSYSRFVMKTLLPALIFMAFFTFGVCYVILEVIHPDKEEFTSTTALHSLLGIVLGLFLVFRINSAYDRWWEGRKLWGAMVNSTRNFALKLSAYLDKNDHENRTWFSKMIPNFVYASKEHLRKGVQLTELEEPDDSFLEAIKARNHKPNAISGMLYSRVNELYKAGRLTGDQFFNLDKELKDFIDIIGACERIKNTPIPYSYSMYIKKFVFTYIITLPFGFVTTFKYVTIPAVLLIAFVLLSVELISEEIEDPFGRDVNDLPTDELARKIREHVREILN, encoded by the coding sequence ATGGTGCAGTATAACCCCAAAGCCTGGCTCTCCCTTATATTTCATTCGTACAGCCGGTTTGTGATGAAAACCCTGTTGCCGGCCCTGATTTTTATGGCCTTTTTTACCTTCGGGGTCTGCTATGTTATTCTGGAGGTAATCCATCCTGACAAGGAAGAGTTTACCAGTACAACGGCCCTGCATTCGCTCCTTGGTATTGTGCTTGGCTTGTTTCTTGTCTTTAGAATAAACAGCGCCTACGACCGGTGGTGGGAAGGGCGGAAGTTATGGGGCGCTATGGTAAACAGTACCCGCAATTTTGCCTTAAAGTTGAGCGCCTACCTTGATAAAAACGACCATGAAAACCGCACCTGGTTTTCGAAGATGATCCCCAACTTTGTATATGCCTCCAAAGAACATTTGCGGAAGGGTGTGCAGCTGACTGAGCTGGAAGAACCGGATGATAGTTTCCTCGAAGCCATAAAAGCACGAAACCATAAACCCAATGCTATTTCGGGTATGTTATACAGCAGGGTCAATGAACTTTACAAAGCCGGCAGGCTCACGGGCGATCAGTTTTTTAACCTCGATAAAGAGCTAAAGGATTTTATCGATATTATCGGAGCCTGCGAGCGCATAAAAAACACACCGATTCCCTATTCGTACAGCATGTACATAAAGAAGTTTGTTTTCACGTACATCATTACCCTTCCGTTTGGTTTTGTTACCACGTTTAAATATGTAACTATTCCGGCCGTATTGCTCATCGCGTTTGTATTGCTGAGCGTTGAACTGATTTCAGAAGAAATTGAAGATCCCTTTGGCCGCGATGTGAACGACCTGCCCACTGATGAACTGGCCCGTAAAATACGGGAACATGTGCGTGAGATCTTAAATTAA
- a CDS encoding o-succinylbenzoate synthase, translating to MALQASIYKKVFHFNFDARTSRGRMKDKTSWFIKLFDDRNPQVFGLGECSPLPGLSPEAVPDLEALLDEIGKKINNRTHVVLDDVRHLVPTGFPSVTFALESAILDLQNGGRRMLYDNSFIRGVPIPINGLVWMGDLDYMLQQASIKISEGYRCIKIKVGGLNFEKECDILHYIRKKYFRENILLRLDANGSFKPDEALYKLNELAKFNIHSIEQPIKPGSEEVEELCRKSPIPIALDEELIGAAQTKEKVLKRIKPQFIILKPTLHGGLQSCAEWISLAEAAGIGWWITSALESNIGLNAIAQFTANYPVQLHQGLGTGRLYNDNFPSPLVAGNGQLKFDVSGQWELSSLEQND from the coding sequence ATGGCATTACAGGCAAGTATTTATAAAAAAGTATTTCACTTTAACTTCGATGCGCGCACCTCGCGCGGAAGGATGAAGGATAAAACATCGTGGTTCATTAAACTTTTTGATGATCGCAACCCGCAAGTTTTCGGCCTGGGTGAGTGCAGCCCACTACCAGGGCTAAGCCCGGAGGCTGTACCTGATTTGGAAGCATTGCTGGATGAAATCGGGAAAAAAATAAATAACCGGACCCATGTTGTTTTAGACGATGTGAGGCATCTGGTACCCACAGGCTTTCCATCCGTAACGTTTGCGTTAGAGAGCGCCATTCTTGATTTGCAAAATGGCGGCAGGCGTATGCTTTACGATAATTCGTTTATCCGGGGCGTACCCATTCCAATCAATGGGTTGGTATGGATGGGCGACCTGGACTATATGCTGCAGCAGGCCTCTATAAAAATTTCGGAAGGTTACCGGTGTATAAAAATTAAAGTAGGCGGACTGAACTTTGAAAAGGAATGTGATATTCTTCATTATATCCGAAAAAAGTATTTCCGCGAAAATATCCTCCTTCGGCTGGATGCCAACGGATCATTTAAACCCGATGAGGCTTTATATAAGCTGAATGAATTGGCGAAATTCAACATTCACTCCATCGAACAGCCCATCAAACCCGGTTCTGAAGAAGTAGAAGAACTTTGCCGGAAATCGCCCATACCCATTGCACTGGATGAGGAATTGATTGGGGCTGCTCAGACAAAAGAGAAAGTATTGAAAAGGATAAAACCTCAATTTATTATTCTAAAGCCAACCCTGCATGGCGGCCTTCAGTCGTGTGCCGAATGGATTAGCCTGGCCGAAGCGGCCGGCATCGGGTGGTGGATAACTTCAGCCCTCGAATCGAACATCGGGTTAAATGCCATTGCCCAGTTTACGGCCAACTATCCGGTACAGCTACACCAGGGGTTGGGTACCGGCCGGTTGTATAACGATAACTTTCCTTCGCCTCTGGTTGCGGGTAACGGTCAGTTGAAGTTTGATGTTTCCGGACAATGGGAGCTAAGCAGCCTTGAACAGAATGATTAA
- a CDS encoding pyruvate dehydrogenase complex dihydrolipoamide acetyltransferase: MAEIVRMPKMSDTMTEGVIAKWHKKVGDQVKSGELMAEIETDKATMDYESFNEGTILYIGANEGQAVKVNDVLAIIGKKGEDYKALLEGAKQSADSGGSKPEPPKTEAAVQPSMDTASIKAEIVLMPKMSDTMSEGVIAAWHKKVGDPVKSGELLAEIETDKATMEYESYNTGILLYIGADAGKSVPVNGVLAIIGEKGADWQTLLKAHQAKSSGSAPVKPTTAAVSSGATVTSASSHTQPQPVTSGQSNGRVKASPLAKRLAKERGYDIGKIPGSGDQGRITKRDVENYKPAAEGTGKVAASVALPPVVGQERFEEVPVSQMRKTIARRLSESKFTAPHFYLTMEINMDKAVEARKSINEVSPVKISFNDMVLKAVAAALRQHPDVNVSWLGDKIRKNHHIHIGVAVAVKDGLVVPVIRFADNKSLSHIATEVKDMAQKAHDKKLQPSDWEGSTFTISNLGMFGIEEFTAIINPPDACILAVGGIKETAVVKNGQLVPGNVMKVTLSCDHRAVDGAVGAAFLKTLKGLLEDPVRILI, from the coding sequence ATGGCGGAGATTGTACGCATGCCCAAGATGAGCGACACGATGACTGAAGGGGTTATCGCCAAATGGCATAAAAAAGTAGGCGACCAGGTGAAGTCGGGCGAACTCATGGCTGAAATTGAAACCGACAAGGCCACGATGGATTATGAGTCCTTTAATGAAGGAACTATCCTGTACATCGGTGCCAACGAAGGGCAGGCTGTTAAAGTAAACGATGTGCTGGCCATTATCGGCAAAAAAGGTGAGGACTATAAAGCCTTGCTGGAGGGTGCTAAACAATCGGCCGACAGCGGAGGAAGTAAACCTGAACCTCCGAAAACAGAGGCTGCTGTTCAACCTTCTATGGATACGGCATCAATAAAGGCAGAGATTGTGCTGATGCCTAAAATGAGTGACACCATGAGTGAGGGGGTGATAGCGGCCTGGCATAAAAAAGTAGGCGACCCTGTAAAATCGGGCGAGCTGCTGGCCGAAATAGAAACCGATAAGGCCACCATGGAATATGAATCGTACAACACCGGTATTTTATTATACATCGGTGCCGATGCCGGAAAATCCGTTCCGGTTAATGGTGTGCTGGCTATCATTGGCGAAAAAGGGGCCGATTGGCAAACGCTGTTAAAAGCTCATCAGGCAAAAAGTTCAGGCAGTGCACCGGTAAAACCAACCACTGCAGCAGTTTCATCCGGGGCCACAGTTACATCAGCGTCCAGCCACACGCAGCCACAGCCCGTTACAAGCGGGCAGTCGAATGGTAGGGTAAAAGCTTCGCCCTTAGCCAAGCGACTAGCAAAAGAGAGAGGATATGATATCGGCAAAATTCCGGGTTCAGGCGACCAGGGTCGTATTACCAAACGCGATGTAGAAAATTACAAACCGGCTGCCGAAGGTACTGGTAAGGTTGCGGCATCGGTAGCATTGCCACCGGTTGTCGGGCAGGAGCGTTTTGAGGAAGTGCCTGTATCGCAGATGCGTAAAACCATTGCCCGCAGGTTATCCGAAAGCAAGTTTACTGCCCCGCATTTTTACCTCACCATGGAGATTAACATGGACAAGGCCGTTGAGGCAAGAAAGAGCATCAATGAGGTTAGCCCGGTGAAAATTTCGTTCAATGACATGGTGCTGAAAGCTGTGGCGGCCGCGTTGCGGCAACACCCCGATGTAAATGTTTCGTGGCTGGGCGATAAAATCAGAAAAAACCACCACATCCACATTGGTGTGGCTGTGGCGGTGAAAGACGGGCTGGTAGTGCCTGTAATTCGTTTTGCTGATAACAAGTCGCTATCGCATATAGCCACAGAAGTTAAAGACATGGCGCAAAAAGCCCACGACAAAAAATTACAGCCCAGCGATTGGGAAGGAAGTACGTTTACCATCTCCAACCTGGGCATGTTTGGCATTGAAGAATTTACAGCCATCATCAATCCGCCTGATGCATGTATCCTTGCTGTTGGAGGTATTAAGGAAACAGCCGTTGTAAAGAACGGACAACTTGTTCCGGGCAATGTAATGAAGGTTACCCTGTCGTGTGATCACCGGGCGGTGGATGGAGCAGTTGGTGCGGCATTCCTTAAAACACTGAAAGGACTGCTTGAAGATCCGGTTAGGATTTTAATCTGA
- the queA gene encoding tRNA preQ1(34) S-adenosylmethionine ribosyltransferase-isomerase QueA encodes MLRITDFTYDLPQGRIATHPLPERDTSKLLIYRSGIIDHAAFKSLAQYLPAETTLYFNNTRVIRARLLFTKSTGAVIEIFLLHPVEPSPDLALAMQTPGTCIWQCTIGNLKRWKPDTVLDAVAGNLNVQAELIDREKGLVKLSWHPAAYTFSEVLEQIGAVPLPPYIRRDSEPEDATRYQTVYSVNEGAVAAPTAGLHFTDAVFESLKSKGIQSNFLTLHVSAGTFLPVKTDDALQHEMHNEQIIITKENILSLLQPNRLTVAVGTTAMRTLESLYWYGIKLLKKPDSEFFITQSDPYRQYSNLPSANEALQAIVNRFDKLQTNTLTGNTSIYIYPGYTFKICKGLITNFHLPASTLILLVAAFVGDDWKRIYEEALKNDYRFLSYGDSSLLIP; translated from the coding sequence ATGCTGCGCATAACAGACTTTACTTACGATTTACCGCAGGGGCGAATCGCCACACACCCATTACCCGAACGCGATACCTCCAAATTGCTGATTTACCGCAGCGGAATAATTGACCATGCTGCCTTTAAATCGCTGGCGCAATACCTTCCGGCTGAGACAACACTTTATTTTAATAACACCCGGGTAATACGTGCACGGTTACTGTTTACGAAAAGCACCGGTGCGGTAATCGAAATTTTTCTGCTCCACCCTGTCGAACCATCACCTGACCTTGCCTTGGCCATGCAAACACCGGGTACTTGCATCTGGCAATGCACCATCGGCAACCTGAAACGATGGAAGCCCGACACCGTTCTTGATGCTGTTGCCGGCAACCTGAATGTACAGGCCGAATTAATTGATCGTGAAAAGGGCCTGGTTAAATTAAGCTGGCACCCCGCAGCATATACATTTAGCGAAGTACTGGAACAGATTGGTGCCGTACCGTTACCCCCTTATATCAGGCGGGATTCCGAACCGGAAGATGCCACCCGGTACCAAACCGTTTATTCGGTAAATGAAGGCGCAGTAGCCGCACCTACAGCCGGTTTGCATTTTACGGATGCTGTTTTTGAATCACTGAAATCAAAAGGAATACAAAGTAATTTTTTAACGCTGCATGTAAGTGCAGGAACCTTTTTGCCGGTTAAGACTGACGATGCTCTGCAGCATGAAATGCACAACGAACAAATTATTATTACTAAAGAAAATATCCTCTCCTTACTTCAACCCAACCGACTGACCGTAGCGGTTGGCACCACGGCCATGCGCACGCTGGAAAGTTTGTACTGGTATGGCATTAAATTATTGAAGAAACCTGATTCAGAGTTTTTTATAACGCAATCCGATCCTTATCGGCAGTACAGCAATCTTCCTTCGGCTAACGAAGCCCTGCAGGCAATTGTAAACCGATTCGATAAACTTCAGACCAATACGCTTACCGGCAACACCTCCATCTACATTTACCCGGGATATACGTTTAAAATTTGCAAGGGCCTCATCACAAACTTTCATCTACCGGCTTCAACGCTCATTTTACTGGTTGCCGCCTTTGTGGGCGATGATTGGAAACGGATTTATGAGGAAGCTTTGAAAAACGATTACCGCTTCCTCAGCTATGGCGATAGTTCGTTACTAATCCCTTAA
- a CDS encoding Arc family DNA binding domain-containing protein has translation MAQKKPFVLRLDPELLKAVEKWAADEFRSTNGQLEWIIARALKEAGRLKQK, from the coding sequence ATGGCTCAGAAAAAACCATTTGTTCTTCGCCTTGACCCGGAATTACTTAAAGCCGTTGAGAAATGGGCTGCGGATGAATTCCGCAGCACCAACGGGCAACTGGAATGGATAATTGCCCGCGCATTAAAAGAGGCCGGCCGATTAAAACAAAAATAG